One Bombus fervidus isolate BK054 chromosome 2, iyBomFerv1, whole genome shotgun sequence DNA segment encodes these proteins:
- the Parp1 gene encoding poly-(ADP-ribose) polymerase isoform X2: MKQRPKTTADIANFDNIRWEDQKELQRRIEEASTLPLPASRKGRKRSGGGTAAAGPLNDFLVQYAKSNKSTCKSCEEKIVQGEIRVSKKDFESEHGRRYGGIDRWHHLECFAKVRESLQFYESGDALPGKDELSKDDQKKLKSILPKIKVDDVPPVKKIKDEPEDAEEEREMKKQNDELFTIKDKLSSIKKPDLITMLEENEQQIPEGVSAIIDRLSDAICFGALKPCPKCNGQLVYNSGIGYKCTGDLTEWTKCENVMQDPKRKKFVIPSDIKEAHPDLKSLKYKVRKRLIKIAVPSTSSAVKKEDEVDSGPKVEAKPKPLKHMQFFIIGNIGKDRNTLKKEILHLGGEITSKLHENVAAIISTQHEVDKMSKKMEEAKSFNIQVITADFIEEAKKYTKPAISLIEKKTISSWGGDLSNKINVLTEKSNVSKSKGKSTFEKSGSGKMKLQLKKGETVDPDSGLQDCAHVYQEGKNKYNVTLILSDIQTKKNSYYKLQILKHDKKGEYWLFRSWGRIGTSIGGSKVQKLSLEECIAQFEGLYEEKSGNCWNQRDNFVKVPGKMYPVDIDYGDDVSTKLDSHIKSELELPIQDLMKLIFDEANMKKVMVEFEIDVEKMPLGKLSKTQIQKAYSVLTDLQEVLKKKDVDSVQLVDASNRFYNLIPHNFGVSELKVLNTMEEIHAKCEMLDALLEMEIAYSLLHVKADATKNPLDTYYKQLNTEIKILDKESEEYNVIKKYVQNTHAATHTLYELEIQDVFVIKRQGEDNRYKPFKKLHNRKLLWHGSRTTNFAGILSQGLRIAPPEAPVTGYMFGKGIYFADMVSKSANYCCTHSGSPTGLLLLCEVALGNMHERYRADYIEKLPSGKHSTWGRGRTQPDPETVYKMKDGVEVPYGVPVSAKLPKKSDLLYNEYIVYDVAQVKAQYLLKMNFKYKE; this comes from the exons atgaaacaaaGGCCGAAAACTACTGCAGATATTgctaattttgataatattcgCTGGGAAGATCAAAAGGAACTTCAAAGGAGAATTg aGGAAGCAAGCACCCTTCCATTGCCGGCATctagaaaaggaagaaagcgTAGTGGTGGTGGTACTGCTGCTGCAGGTCcattaaatgattttttagTCCAATATGCAAAATCTAACAAATCAACTTGCAAATCCTGTGAAGAAAAAATAGTACAGGGTGAGATCAGAGTATCaaaaaaagattttgaaaGTGAGCATGGCAGAAGATACGGTGGCATAGATAGATGGCATCATCTTGAATGCTTTGCCAAAGTAAGGGAAagtttacaattttatgaGAGTGGAGATGCACTTCCTGGCAAAGATGAACTTTCCAAAGATGATCAGAAGAAACTCAAAAGTATTTTGCCAAAAATTAAGGTAGATGATGTTCCACCTGTTAAGAAAATCAAAGATGAACCAGAAGATgcagaagaagagagagaaatgaagaaacaaaatgatgaattatttacaattaaagataaattatcCTCTATAAAGAAACCTGACCTCATTACTATGTTAGAAGAAAATGAACAACAAATACCAGAAGGTGTTTCAGCT ATAATAGATCGTTTATCAGATGCAATTTGTTTTGGGGCTTTAAAGCCATGTCCAAAATGTAATGGACAGCTTGTGTATAATTCAGGTATTGGATACAAATGTACTGGAGATTTGACAGAATGGACTAAATGTGAAAATGTCATGCAAGATcctaaaagaaagaaattcgtaATACCATCTGATATAAAAGAAGCACATCCAGATCT caaATCTTTGAAATACAAAGTTAGAAAACGACTTATAAAAATAGCTGTACCATCAACATCTAGTGCAGTAAAAAAGGAAGATGAAGTTGATTCTGGACCTAAAGTTGAAGCAAAACCCAAGCCATTAAAGCATATGCAATTCTTCATTATAGGGAACATaggaaaagatagaaataccttaaaaaaggaaattttacaTTTGGGAGGAGAGATAACTTCAAAACTTCATGAAAATGTAGCTGCTATTATATCAACACAACATGAAGTAGATAAAATGAGTAAAAAGATGGAAGAAGCCAAAAGTTTTAACATTCAAGTTATTACTGCAGACTTCATTGAGGAAgctaaaaaatatacgaaaccTGCTATATCGCTcattgaaaaaaaaactatttcTAGTTGGGGAGGTGACTTgtctaataaaattaacgttCTCACAGAAAAATCAAATGTCTCAAAAAGTAAAGGGAAAAGTACATTTGAAAAATCAGGATCtggtaaaatgaaattgcaattGAAAAAAGGTGAAACTGTTGACCCAGATAGTGGTTTACAAGATTGTGCACATGTATATCAAGAGGGTAAAAAtaagtataatgttacattGATACTTTCAGACATACAAACTAAAAAAAATAGCTATTATAAGTTGCAGATTTTAAAGCACGATAAGAAAGGTGAATACTGGTTGTTTAGAAGCTGGGGCAGAATAGGAACTTCTATTGGTGGTTCAAAAGTACAGAAATTATCTCTAGAGGAATGTATAGCTCAGTTTGAGGGATTATACGAGGAGAAAAGTGGAAACTGTTGGAATCAAAgagataattttgttaaagtaCCTGGCAAAATGTACCCAGTGGATATTGATTATGGGGACGATGTATCGACAAAATTAGACTCTCATATTAAGAGTGAGTTAGAACTGCCAATTCAagatttaatgaaattgattTTCGATGAAGCGAATATGAAAAAGGTGATGgttgaatttgaaattgatgtaGAAAAAATGCCGCTTGGAAAATTGTCCAAAACACAAATCCAAAAGGCATATTCAGTATTAACTGATTTACAAGAAgtattaaagaagaaagatgTCGATTCGGTTCAGTTGGTTGATGCATCCAACAGATTTTATAACCTAATACCTCATAATTTCGGAGTATCCGAGCTTAAAGTCTTGAATACGATGGAAGAAATCCATGCCAAGTGTGAAATGTTAGACGCATTACTTGAAATGGAAATTGCGTATTCGCTTTTGCATGTTAAGGCGGATGCAACAAAGAATCCACTCGATACCTATTACAAGCAACTCAAtactgaaattaaaatattggatAAGGAAAGTGAGGAATATAatgtcattaaaaaatatgtgcaAAATACTCATGCAGCAACTCATACACTGTACGAACTTGAAATTCAAGATGTATTTGTTATTAAGAGACAAGGGGAAGATAATAGATATAAGCCATTCAAGAAATTACACAACAGGAAGTTACTGTGGCATGGTTCTAGAACGACTAACTTTGCTGGTATACTTTCTCAAGGTTTAAGAATAGCGCCACCAGAAGCTCCCGTTACTGGTTATATGTTTGGTAAAGGTATATATTTCGCGGACATGGTTTCCAAATCTGCAAATTATTGTTGTACACACAGTGGAAGCCCTACGGGTTTGTTATTGCTTTGTGAAGTGGCATTAGGTAATATGCATGAACGATATCGTGCAGATTATATTGAAAAGTTACCGAGCGGTAAGCATTCAACATGGGGTCGTGGTCGGACACAACCCGATCCTGAAACTGTTTACAAAATGAAAGACGGTGTTGAAGTTCCATATGGTGTGCCTGTATCTGCTAAATTACCAAAAAAATCTgatttattatacaatgaaTACATTGTATATGATGTTGCTCAGGTAAAAGCGCAATACTTACTGAAAATGAATTTCAAATACAAagagtaa
- the Parp1 gene encoding poly-(ADP-ribose) polymerase isoform X1, producing MNPDLPYSVEYAKSSRASCQNCKKNIEKDSLRLAVIVQSPVHDGKVPKWYHPPCFFMKQRPKTTADIANFDNIRWEDQKELQRRIEEASTLPLPASRKGRKRSGGGTAAAGPLNDFLVQYAKSNKSTCKSCEEKIVQGEIRVSKKDFESEHGRRYGGIDRWHHLECFAKVRESLQFYESGDALPGKDELSKDDQKKLKSILPKIKVDDVPPVKKIKDEPEDAEEEREMKKQNDELFTIKDKLSSIKKPDLITMLEENEQQIPEGVSAIIDRLSDAICFGALKPCPKCNGQLVYNSGIGYKCTGDLTEWTKCENVMQDPKRKKFVIPSDIKEAHPDLKSLKYKVRKRLIKIAVPSTSSAVKKEDEVDSGPKVEAKPKPLKHMQFFIIGNIGKDRNTLKKEILHLGGEITSKLHENVAAIISTQHEVDKMSKKMEEAKSFNIQVITADFIEEAKKYTKPAISLIEKKTISSWGGDLSNKINVLTEKSNVSKSKGKSTFEKSGSGKMKLQLKKGETVDPDSGLQDCAHVYQEGKNKYNVTLILSDIQTKKNSYYKLQILKHDKKGEYWLFRSWGRIGTSIGGSKVQKLSLEECIAQFEGLYEEKSGNCWNQRDNFVKVPGKMYPVDIDYGDDVSTKLDSHIKSELELPIQDLMKLIFDEANMKKVMVEFEIDVEKMPLGKLSKTQIQKAYSVLTDLQEVLKKKDVDSVQLVDASNRFYNLIPHNFGVSELKVLNTMEEIHAKCEMLDALLEMEIAYSLLHVKADATKNPLDTYYKQLNTEIKILDKESEEYNVIKKYVQNTHAATHTLYELEIQDVFVIKRQGEDNRYKPFKKLHNRKLLWHGSRTTNFAGILSQGLRIAPPEAPVTGYMFGKGIYFADMVSKSANYCCTHSGSPTGLLLLCEVALGNMHERYRADYIEKLPSGKHSTWGRGRTQPDPETVYKMKDGVEVPYGVPVSAKLPKKSDLLYNEYIVYDVAQVKAQYLLKMNFKYKE from the exons ATGAATCCTGATTTACCATATTCCGTCGAATATGCAAAAAGTTCGAGGGCTTCATGCcaaaattgtaagaaaaatatcgaaaaagatTCGTTAAGACTCGCCGTTATTGTTCAG AGTCCCGTTCATGATGGAAAGGTACCAAAGTGGTATCATCCGCCTTgtttttttatgaaacaaaGGCCGAAAACTACTGCAGATATTgctaattttgataatattcgCTGGGAAGATCAAAAGGAACTTCAAAGGAGAATTg aGGAAGCAAGCACCCTTCCATTGCCGGCATctagaaaaggaagaaagcgTAGTGGTGGTGGTACTGCTGCTGCAGGTCcattaaatgattttttagTCCAATATGCAAAATCTAACAAATCAACTTGCAAATCCTGTGAAGAAAAAATAGTACAGGGTGAGATCAGAGTATCaaaaaaagattttgaaaGTGAGCATGGCAGAAGATACGGTGGCATAGATAGATGGCATCATCTTGAATGCTTTGCCAAAGTAAGGGAAagtttacaattttatgaGAGTGGAGATGCACTTCCTGGCAAAGATGAACTTTCCAAAGATGATCAGAAGAAACTCAAAAGTATTTTGCCAAAAATTAAGGTAGATGATGTTCCACCTGTTAAGAAAATCAAAGATGAACCAGAAGATgcagaagaagagagagaaatgaagaaacaaaatgatgaattatttacaattaaagataaattatcCTCTATAAAGAAACCTGACCTCATTACTATGTTAGAAGAAAATGAACAACAAATACCAGAAGGTGTTTCAGCT ATAATAGATCGTTTATCAGATGCAATTTGTTTTGGGGCTTTAAAGCCATGTCCAAAATGTAATGGACAGCTTGTGTATAATTCAGGTATTGGATACAAATGTACTGGAGATTTGACAGAATGGACTAAATGTGAAAATGTCATGCAAGATcctaaaagaaagaaattcgtaATACCATCTGATATAAAAGAAGCACATCCAGATCT caaATCTTTGAAATACAAAGTTAGAAAACGACTTATAAAAATAGCTGTACCATCAACATCTAGTGCAGTAAAAAAGGAAGATGAAGTTGATTCTGGACCTAAAGTTGAAGCAAAACCCAAGCCATTAAAGCATATGCAATTCTTCATTATAGGGAACATaggaaaagatagaaataccttaaaaaaggaaattttacaTTTGGGAGGAGAGATAACTTCAAAACTTCATGAAAATGTAGCTGCTATTATATCAACACAACATGAAGTAGATAAAATGAGTAAAAAGATGGAAGAAGCCAAAAGTTTTAACATTCAAGTTATTACTGCAGACTTCATTGAGGAAgctaaaaaatatacgaaaccTGCTATATCGCTcattgaaaaaaaaactatttcTAGTTGGGGAGGTGACTTgtctaataaaattaacgttCTCACAGAAAAATCAAATGTCTCAAAAAGTAAAGGGAAAAGTACATTTGAAAAATCAGGATCtggtaaaatgaaattgcaattGAAAAAAGGTGAAACTGTTGACCCAGATAGTGGTTTACAAGATTGTGCACATGTATATCAAGAGGGTAAAAAtaagtataatgttacattGATACTTTCAGACATACAAACTAAAAAAAATAGCTATTATAAGTTGCAGATTTTAAAGCACGATAAGAAAGGTGAATACTGGTTGTTTAGAAGCTGGGGCAGAATAGGAACTTCTATTGGTGGTTCAAAAGTACAGAAATTATCTCTAGAGGAATGTATAGCTCAGTTTGAGGGATTATACGAGGAGAAAAGTGGAAACTGTTGGAATCAAAgagataattttgttaaagtaCCTGGCAAAATGTACCCAGTGGATATTGATTATGGGGACGATGTATCGACAAAATTAGACTCTCATATTAAGAGTGAGTTAGAACTGCCAATTCAagatttaatgaaattgattTTCGATGAAGCGAATATGAAAAAGGTGATGgttgaatttgaaattgatgtaGAAAAAATGCCGCTTGGAAAATTGTCCAAAACACAAATCCAAAAGGCATATTCAGTATTAACTGATTTACAAGAAgtattaaagaagaaagatgTCGATTCGGTTCAGTTGGTTGATGCATCCAACAGATTTTATAACCTAATACCTCATAATTTCGGAGTATCCGAGCTTAAAGTCTTGAATACGATGGAAGAAATCCATGCCAAGTGTGAAATGTTAGACGCATTACTTGAAATGGAAATTGCGTATTCGCTTTTGCATGTTAAGGCGGATGCAACAAAGAATCCACTCGATACCTATTACAAGCAACTCAAtactgaaattaaaatattggatAAGGAAAGTGAGGAATATAatgtcattaaaaaatatgtgcaAAATACTCATGCAGCAACTCATACACTGTACGAACTTGAAATTCAAGATGTATTTGTTATTAAGAGACAAGGGGAAGATAATAGATATAAGCCATTCAAGAAATTACACAACAGGAAGTTACTGTGGCATGGTTCTAGAACGACTAACTTTGCTGGTATACTTTCTCAAGGTTTAAGAATAGCGCCACCAGAAGCTCCCGTTACTGGTTATATGTTTGGTAAAGGTATATATTTCGCGGACATGGTTTCCAAATCTGCAAATTATTGTTGTACACACAGTGGAAGCCCTACGGGTTTGTTATTGCTTTGTGAAGTGGCATTAGGTAATATGCATGAACGATATCGTGCAGATTATATTGAAAAGTTACCGAGCGGTAAGCATTCAACATGGGGTCGTGGTCGGACACAACCCGATCCTGAAACTGTTTACAAAATGAAAGACGGTGTTGAAGTTCCATATGGTGTGCCTGTATCTGCTAAATTACCAAAAAAATCTgatttattatacaatgaaTACATTGTATATGATGTTGCTCAGGTAAAAGCGCAATACTTACTGAAAATGAATTTCAAATACAAagagtaa
- the LOC139995906 gene encoding uncharacterized protein isoform X1, producing MSEITNQHEINQSYWFKWNDYQNHLSDVVRQLLEEDCMVDVTLAAGGERIHAHRIVLCACSTLFREILSQVNEDHPTIILSDISAQDIKSIIEFTYHGEVRVPVENISTLLDAARSLKICGLIEIDGLEETDSVVSNKEFNDNNEEPMTVISETEENVINALQHSYEDLEDQQKDEVVENSTSNKKKKRKRDTTKRDYSEDMLAAAINDLKAGQTLIEASTKHNIPRSTLYMRAKALGIHLNASRNEYPAECMKAAINTVIGGSSLQHASELFSIPKTVLWRRIQKEGYQILRSEMKRSYGSDKREAAVKALERGENLTKVALEFKIPKTTLFRDKARLVDEGKLPLSFWKKRKTENEELKKSRLEEAVAACKGGKMSQAAASMTYHIPKTTIWRRLQQDGKKSERSLSSRKQRIANSKHNTETKVQEGSDFTYCEVSSEIPITYIDENSIPEDSVIILTAEDMDGLNLEEGRQIIVNSESGQEYVPCAISIEENSNYSQTES from the exons ATGTCCGAAATTACTAACCAACATGAGATCAATCAGAGTTATTGGTTTAAATGGAATGATTATCAAAACCATCTCTCCGATGTAGTTAGACAACTTTTAGAGGAGGACTGTATGGTAGACGTTACCCTGGCTGCGGGCGGGGAACGTATTCATGCTCATCGCATAGTTCTCTGCGCTTGTAGCACTTTATTTCGA gaaatattgAGTCAAGTAAATGAAGATCATCCAACAATAATATTAAGCGATATATCTGCTCAAGATATAAAATCTATTATAGAATTTACTTACCATGGAGAAGTGAGAGTACCAGTTGAAAATATTAGTACCTTATTAGATGCGGCACGTTCACTAAAAATCTGTGGCCTTATTGAA ATTGATGGACTTGAAGAAACTGACTCAGTTGTAAGCAATAAGGAgtttaatgataataatgaaGAGCCAATGACTGTAATTAGCGAGACTgaagaaaatgttattaatgcGTTGCAACATAGTTATGAAGATTTGGAAGATCAACAAAAAGATGAGGTCGTCGAAAATTCCacttcgaataaaaaaaagaaacgcaaGCGCGATACAACAAAAAGAGATTATAGCGAAGATATGTTAGCGGCGGCAATTAATGATTTAAAAGCAGGGCAGACATTAATAGAAGCTTCTACTAAACATAATATACCACGTTCAACTTTGTACATGCGTGCTAAAGCATTAGGTATACATTTAAACGCATCAAGAAACGAATATCCGGCAGAGTGTATGAAAGCTGCTATAAATACTGTAATTG GCGGATCAAGCCTACAACATGCATCAGAACTTTTTAGTATACCAAAGACTGTATTATGGAGGAGGATTCAGAAAGAAGGATATCAAATACTACGTTCGGAAATGAAGAGGTCTTATGGATCAGATAAACGGGAAGCTGCAGTTAAGGCTTTAGAAAGAGGAGAGAATTTAACAAAAGTAGCACTTGAAttcaaa ATTCCGAAAACTACGTTATTTAGAGATAAGGCGCGATTGGTAGATGAAGGAAAATTGCCATTATCATTTTGGAAGAAACGTAAGACGGAAAATGAAGAATTGAAAAAATCTCGTTTGGAAGAAGCTGTTGCTGCATGTAAAGGAGGGAAAATGTCGCAAGCAGCAGCATCAATGACTTACCATATTCCAAAAACAACGATATGGAGACGTCTTCAACAAGATGGTAAAAAGTCAGAGCGCTCGTTAAGTTCAAGGAAACAAAGAATAGCGAATTCTAAACATAATACAGAAACAAAGGTACAAGAAGGATCTGATTTTACATATTGCGAG gtTTCGTCAGAAATTCCTATAACTTATATAGATGAAAATAGTATACCTGAAGATTCTGTGATAATATTAACAGCAGAAGATATGGATGGACTTAATTTAGAAGAGGGACGACAAATTATTGTTAACTCA GAATCGGGACAAGAATATGTTCCTTGTGCTATAAGtatcgaagaaaattcaaaCTATTCACAAACTGAAAGTTAG
- the Eif3i gene encoding eukaryotic translation initiation factor 3 subunit I, producing MKPLMLHGHERAITQIKYNREGDLLFSSSKDKKPNVWYSLNGERLGSFNGHNGSVWCIDINWDTTRFLSGSGDNSLRVWDCQTGKEIGLLHTNSSVRTCSFSYSANLAVYSTDKALGHQCEMFIIDIKNVDAVLSQADAISRIAVNGPKITAILWGALDETIITGHEDGEITLWDVRTRKKMTSVRSHKSQINDMQFNKDGTMFVTASKDNTAKLFDSESLMLLKTYKTERPVNSATISPIFDHVVLGGGQDAMDVTTTSTRQGKFDSRFFHLVFEEEFARLKGHFGPINSLAFHPNGRSFSTGGEDGYVRINTFDQSYFDFHFEY from the exons atg aaacctCTAATGTTACACGGGCACGAACGTGCCATAACgcaaattaaatacaatagaGAAGGAGACTTATTATTCTCCTCTAGTAAGGATAAAAAGCCAAATGTTTGGTATTCTTTGAATGGAGAACGTCTTGGATCTTTCAACGGACACAATGGCTCTGTATGGTGTATTGACATTAATTGGGATACAACAAGATTTTTATCTGGAAGTGGTGATAATTCACTAAGGGTTTGGGATTGTCAAACTG gaAAAGAAATAGGTTTGCTTCATACAAACAGTTCAGTGAGAACATGTAGCTTTAGTTATTCAGCAAATCTTGCTGTTTACTCTACAGATAAAGCTTTAGGGCACCAATGTGAAATGTTTATcattgatataaaaaatgttgatGCAGTATTATCGCAAGCAGATGCAATTTCTAGAATTGCTGTGAATGGTCCCAAAATCACTGCTATCTTGTGGGGTGCATTAGATGAAACAATTATTACTGGCCATGAAGATGGTGAAATCACTCTTTGGGATGTTAGA ACAAGAAAAAAGATGACAAGTGTCAGAAGTCACAAATCACAAATAAATGACATGCAATTCAACAAAGATGGCACTATGTTCGTGACTGCATCAAAAGATAATACTGCTAAATTATTTGACAGTGAATCgttaatgttattaaaaacatACAAAACAGAAAGACCTGTTAATTCTGCTACGATTTCTCCAATTTTTGATCAT GTGGTTCTTGGAGGAGGTCAAGATGCAATGGATGTCACAACAACGTCCACTCGTCAAGGAAaattcgattctcgattttttcATTTAGTATTTGAAGAAGAATTTGCACGTTTAAAAGGACACTTTGGTCCAATTAATTCTCTAGCATTTCACCCTAATGGGCGTAGTTTTTCAACAGGTGGAGAAGATGGTTATGTTCGTATTAATACATTTGATCAATCTTATTTTGACtttcattttgaatattaa
- the LOC139995906 gene encoding uncharacterized protein isoform X2 — MSEITNQHEINQSYWFKWNDYQNHLSDVVRQLLEEDCMVDVTLAAGGERIHAHRIVLCACSTLFREILSQVNEDHPTIILSDISAQDIKSIIEFTYHGEVRVPVENISTLLDAARSLKICGLIEIDGLEETDSVVSNKEFNDNNEEPMTVISETEENVINALQHSYEDLEDQQKDEVVENSTSNKKKKRKRDTTKRDYSEDMLAAAINDLKAGQTLIEASTKHNIPRSTLYMRAKALGIHLNASRNEYPAECMKAAINTVIGGSSLQHASELFSIPKTVLWRRIQKEGYQILRSEMKRSYGSDKREAAVKALERGENLTKVALEFKIPKTTLFRDKARLVDEGKLPLSFWKKRKTENEELKKSRLEEAVAACKGGKMSQAAASMTYHIPKTTIWRRLQQDGKKSERSLSSRKQRIANSKHNTETKVSSEIPITYIDENSIPEDSVIILTAEDMDGLNLEEGRQIIVNSESGQEYVPCAISIEENSNYSQTES; from the exons ATGTCCGAAATTACTAACCAACATGAGATCAATCAGAGTTATTGGTTTAAATGGAATGATTATCAAAACCATCTCTCCGATGTAGTTAGACAACTTTTAGAGGAGGACTGTATGGTAGACGTTACCCTGGCTGCGGGCGGGGAACGTATTCATGCTCATCGCATAGTTCTCTGCGCTTGTAGCACTTTATTTCGA gaaatattgAGTCAAGTAAATGAAGATCATCCAACAATAATATTAAGCGATATATCTGCTCAAGATATAAAATCTATTATAGAATTTACTTACCATGGAGAAGTGAGAGTACCAGTTGAAAATATTAGTACCTTATTAGATGCGGCACGTTCACTAAAAATCTGTGGCCTTATTGAA ATTGATGGACTTGAAGAAACTGACTCAGTTGTAAGCAATAAGGAgtttaatgataataatgaaGAGCCAATGACTGTAATTAGCGAGACTgaagaaaatgttattaatgcGTTGCAACATAGTTATGAAGATTTGGAAGATCAACAAAAAGATGAGGTCGTCGAAAATTCCacttcgaataaaaaaaagaaacgcaaGCGCGATACAACAAAAAGAGATTATAGCGAAGATATGTTAGCGGCGGCAATTAATGATTTAAAAGCAGGGCAGACATTAATAGAAGCTTCTACTAAACATAATATACCACGTTCAACTTTGTACATGCGTGCTAAAGCATTAGGTATACATTTAAACGCATCAAGAAACGAATATCCGGCAGAGTGTATGAAAGCTGCTATAAATACTGTAATTG GCGGATCAAGCCTACAACATGCATCAGAACTTTTTAGTATACCAAAGACTGTATTATGGAGGAGGATTCAGAAAGAAGGATATCAAATACTACGTTCGGAAATGAAGAGGTCTTATGGATCAGATAAACGGGAAGCTGCAGTTAAGGCTTTAGAAAGAGGAGAGAATTTAACAAAAGTAGCACTTGAAttcaaa ATTCCGAAAACTACGTTATTTAGAGATAAGGCGCGATTGGTAGATGAAGGAAAATTGCCATTATCATTTTGGAAGAAACGTAAGACGGAAAATGAAGAATTGAAAAAATCTCGTTTGGAAGAAGCTGTTGCTGCATGTAAAGGAGGGAAAATGTCGCAAGCAGCAGCATCAATGACTTACCATATTCCAAAAACAACGATATGGAGACGTCTTCAACAAGATGGTAAAAAGTCAGAGCGCTCGTTAAGTTCAAGGAAACAAAGAATAGCGAATTCTAAACATAATACAGAAACAAAG gtTTCGTCAGAAATTCCTATAACTTATATAGATGAAAATAGTATACCTGAAGATTCTGTGATAATATTAACAGCAGAAGATATGGATGGACTTAATTTAGAAGAGGGACGACAAATTATTGTTAACTCA GAATCGGGACAAGAATATGTTCCTTGTGCTATAAGtatcgaagaaaattcaaaCTATTCACAAACTGAAAGTTAG